A genome region from Portunus trituberculatus isolate SZX2019 chromosome 18, ASM1759143v1, whole genome shotgun sequence includes the following:
- the LOC123505818 gene encoding uncharacterized protein LOC123505818: protein MPRVKSDVWKHFTEVNKKGKTVYLCKHCSAQYTKNATKQAAHLEKCFIKKQRSQVSQPDSHVECASAAQQPTVGLPVAKSDQCSDSSTSSFGKYQGNVKGFFDIMSSNEKQKLDESLARAIYASGSPLMLTENVYWRKFFREMRPSYKLPVRHALSSHLLDSEYKRVQDRVTAVIRDADCLSVVSDGWSNVRGESIINYIISTPQPVFLRSTDTKDKQHTKEYIASEMISVIEQVGSQKVFAVVTDNAANMKAAWKLVSENFPHITGIGCAAHTLNLLLSDVMKLKTMDNLDKQAKRIIKYVKLKHKQTVLATFSSKQKLKSKNSSLKLPSKTRWGGIVLMLNSLIEGKEALQELVIMESLSVDKDIRKLILDNEVFWVRVSSSLAILEPIASAIQEIEKDDAVLSDVPRLFAGLKHKITVALPSSPLLQSEEASVTTYIENRMQFCIKPIHAAANILDPVRQGQDIDEEQVGSAYSVISAMAIHMNLDVGEVMGSLAKFRAKDGIWKSDGVWKSADHVSKATWWKGLCSSEPVSSIASILSQIPPTSASSERNWSMYGNTHTKLRNRLTNDRVEKLVAIRSNLKLFEDDIGEDNLTICTSEMDSDSEVMEDSVLSDSEEA, encoded by the coding sequence atgCCACGAGTGAAGAGCGATGTATGGAAGCATTTCACtgaagtgaataaaaaaggaaaaactgtttATCTCTGTAAGCATTGTTCAGCACAGTATACTAAAAATGCTACAAAGCAAGCAGCACATTTAGAGAAATGTTtcataaagaaacaaagaagccAAGTTAGCCAACCTGATTCCCATGTCGAGTGTGCATCAGCAGCCCAGCAACCAACAGTAGGCTTACCAGTAGCAAAATCTGATCAATGCAGCGATTCCAGCACTTCATCATTTGGTAAATATCAAGGAAATGTGAAAGGATTCTTTGACATAATGAGcagtaatgaaaaacaaaaactggATGAAAGTCTAGCAAGAGCAATTTATGCATCTGGTTCACCACTTATGCTAACAGAAAACGTCTACTGGAGAAAGTTTTTCAGAGAAATGCGCCCATCATACAAGCTTCCTGTAAGACATGCTTTAAGTTCTCATCTTCTAGATTCAGAATATAAGCGTGTTCAAGATAGAGTAACAGCAGTGATTCGTGATGCGGACTGTCTTTCTGTAGTATCAGATGGCTGGTCAAATGTGCGGGGAGAATCAATAATTAATTACATAATATCAACTCCTCAACCAGTTTTCCTCAGAAGCACTGACACCAAagataaacaacacacaaaagagTACATTGCTAGTGAAATGATTTCTGTTATTGAACAAGTCGGCAGTCAAAAGGTATTTGCAGTAGTTACAGACAATGCAGCCAACATGAAAGCTGCTTGGAAGCTTGTCAGTGAAAATTTTCCTCACATAACAGGAATTGGTTGTGCTGCACACACCCTTAACCTTCTCCTTTCTGATGTAATGAAACTGAAGACTATGGACAACTTGGATAAACAAGCCAAAAGGATCATCAAGTATGTCAAGCTCAAGCACAAACAAACAGTACTGGCCACTTTCTCCTCTAAGCAAAAACTCAAAAGCAAAAACTCATCTCTTAAACTTCCTAGTAAAACAAGGTGGGGAGGCATAGTCCTGATGTTGAACAGTCTAATTGAAGGGAAAGAGGCCTTGCAGGAGTTGGTCATCATGGAAAGTCTCAGTGTAGATAAGGACATACGCAAGTTGATTTTAGACAACGAAGTTTTCTGGGTGCGTGTAAGTAGCTCACTGGCCATTCTAGAGCCTATTGCCTCTGCTAtccaggaaatagaaaaagatgatgcAGTGCTCTCAGATGTACCACGTCTCTTTGCTGGATTGAAGCACAAAATAACTGTAgctcttccttcatcacctttACTCCAGTCAGAAGAGGCATCTGTGACAACATATATTGAGAACCGAATGCAGTTTTGCATAAAGCCAATACATGCAGCAGCAAACATCCTTGATCCTGTGCGCCAAGGACAAGACATTGATGAAGAACAAGTTGGCAGTGCATATTCTGTCATATCAGCTATGGCCATTCATATGAATCTTGATGTTGGTGAAGTGATGGGAAGTCTGGCAAAATTTCGTGCCAAAGATGGTATTTGGAAATCAGATGGTGTCTGGAAGTCAGCTGATCATGTTTCAAAAGCAACTTGGTGGAAAGGGCTCTGCAGCTCAGAACCAGTGTCATCAATAGCAAGTATTCTCTCACAGATACCGCCAACATCCGCTTCGTCAGAAAGAAACTGGTCTATGtatggaaatacacacacaaagctgcGAAACAGGCTTACCAATGATCGAGTTGAAAAGTTGGTGGCCATTCGTTCTAATCTCAAACTGTTTGAAGATGACATAGGCGAGGATAATTTAACCATCTGCACCAGTGAAATGGATTCAGACAGTGAAGTGATGGAAGATTCAGTGTTATCTGATTCAGAGGAAGCATAA
- the LOC123505574 gene encoding sorting nexin-14-like isoform X3 translates to MEAENIKLSGLLRDKYALILLVAVFIFSTIVSVLVSLLVGALLITSLCTGLLLPYVIFGDGKQIPNLLALFTGSDSHIVQGEMPRSCSVCGGERCQRQHPSTAVPLSIHAHVTCTVPQSVDEALEELLTMVLDHYVFTWYREISIHDQLVDEIRYIIRYAVAALATKLSKVDLTVVIIDRLLPALINHLDAYVEGSRRVRGNVSLEAAVVQYLKAGGGLHRAVRSREDEAAYLRGVLGTIMPFLLPEKYQSSRLGRTFLEELLGRVLLIQAMDLLANPDTVNLLFLLLLSRDPSPWPPHRPEPEVLLLKNFASINSHPRNSVLRSNLSSVLKDQSLLYLFHTFLKEEGAINVLQFCLAVEDFNRHILDPDLTTEQLEHLHHDALELYHTYMVASALDHIKFPTHIVAHIREIVHADVKDIVKLRTTRPLFQAYEHAYNLLEREYLPLFMHSYTYFAHLCGTRSSQAYQKNATRHRRTDSSSSATFSPFKSRINKTQSDDGSGAMGQGMSGLEGLTSSFRDLSAWRVCIPRVEQRVDAANKPYYAFIVDVTRIDVSGVEHLDELHWEVERRYNEFYILENKLTEFHGEFQDNQLPPKRALFTSKDIGFMQTRRLIFEEFLQKLLQKPALKGSQLLFLFLKTKDEFTNTYLPDVSLGRLIRDVPRKLMKERGQYLDAFINMFLSSTVTAATPTLVKSKSKVEWDEPFMSKEQEEEKPNQLFTTLFGDNAQSLDIPLQEAAPPPPALMNVVGVFDTVLYLVVRVYGLSRNALRWLMCVRVMAKSTLDAAVSWFLRRKLAQALAPPRIVTLIHLIRDALFIDPPEERGEREHRSRERELRREVVGLLSPWLQRTLFTQDLYNEGANTLVTLFQHPVLNKQLSYVLLDGVLDELFPELAITPELSPFLSNS, encoded by the exons TTTGCTGGTCGGGGCACTGCTCATCACCTCACTCTGCACAGGACTGCTGCTGCCGTATGTCATATTTGG TGATGGCAAGCAGATTCCCAACCTCCTGGCGCTGTTCACGGGGTCAGACAGCCACATCGTCCAGGGGGAAATGCCTCGCTCCTGctcggtgtgtggtggggaGCGGTGTCAGCGGCAGCACCCCAGCACCGCCGTTCCACTGTCCATCCACGCCCACGTCACCTGCACTGTGCCGCAGAGTGTGGATGAGGCCCTGGAGGAG CTGCTGACGATGGTGCTGGACCATTATGTGTTTACCTGGTACCGGGAGATCTCCATCCATGACCAGCTGGTGGATGAGATCCGCTACATCATCAGATATGCCGTGGCAGCGCTGGCCACCAAGCTATCCAAG GTGGACCTCACAGTTGTGATCATAGACCGCCTGCTGCCGGCGCTCATCAACCACCTGGACGCTTACGTGGAGGGCAGCCGGCGGGTGCGGGGCAATGTGTCCCTGGAGGCGGCAGTGGTGCAGTACCTGAAGGCGGGCGGCGGCCTCCACCGGGCAGTGCGGTCCAGGGAGGACGAGGCGGCATACCTGAGGGGTGTGCTGGGCACCATCATGCCCTTCCTGCTGCCTGAAAAGTACCAGTCCAgcag GCTGGGCCGCACCTTCCTGGAGGAGCTGCTGGGGCGGGTGTTGCTCATCCAGGCCATGGACTTATTGGCCAACCCAGACACAGTTAACCTGCTGTTCCTACTCCTGCTGAGCCGCGACCCCTCACCCTGGCCCCCACACAGGCCAGAGCCAGAGGTGCTGCTGCTCAAGAACTTCGCCTCAATCAACAGTCACCCACGcaactcg GTACTGAGGAGCAACCTTTCCTCTGTGCTGAAGGACCAGAGTCTACTTTACCTGTTCCACACCttcctgaaggaggagggagccaTCAACGTCCTGCAGTTCTGTCTTGCTGTTG AGGACTTCAACCGACACATCCTGGACCCAGACCTCACCACAGAGCAGCTTGAGCACCTTCACCATGATGCCCTGGAGCTCTACCACACCTACATGGTCGCCTCAGCCCTGGACCACATCAAGTTCCCCACTCATATTGTTGCCCACATCAGAGAAA tcgTGCACGCTGATGTGAAGGACATAGTGAAGCTGCGCACCACCCGCCCACTCTTCCAGGCCTACGAGCACGCCTACAACCTGCTGGAGAGGGAGTACCTGCCGCTCTTCATGCACAGCTACACG TATTTTGCTCACCTGTGTGGGACGAGGAGCTCCCAGGCATACCAGAAGAACGCcaccag ACACCGCAGAACAGATTCCAGCTCCTCTGCCACATTTTCACCTTTCAAGAGTCGCATTAACAAAACACAG AGTGACGACGGCAGTGGGGCCATGGGGCAGGGCATGAGTGGGCTGGAGGGGCTGACGTCCAGCTTCCGGGACCTGAGTGCCTGGCGAGTGTGCATACCAAGGGTGGAGCAGCGCGTGGATGCCGCCAACAAGCCATACTACGCCTTCATCGTCGACGTCACCAGGATCGACGTGTCTGGAG tggAGCACCTTGATGAGCTTCACTGGGAGGTGGAGCGGCGGTACAACGAATTCTACATCCTGGAGAACAAGTTGACAGAGTTCCACGGGGAGTTCCAGGACAACCAGCTGCCTCCCAAGCGGGCGCTCTTCACCTCCAAGGACATCGGCTTCATGCAGACCCGACGCCTG atATTTGAGGAGTTCCTTCAGAAGCTGCTGCAGAagccagcactgaaggggtccCAGCTGCTGTTTCTGTTCCTTAAGACAAAGGATGAATTCACCAACACCTACCTGCCTGACGTGTCCCTGGGCCGCCTCATCAGGGACGTGCCTCGCAAACTGATGAAGGAGCGTGGCCAGTACCTTGACGCCTTCATCAACatgttcctctcctccaccgTCACTGCTGCCACCCCAACGCTGGTCAAATCAAAGTCAAA GGTGGAGTGGGATGAGCCATTTATGAgcaaggagcaggaggaggagaagcccaACCAGCTGTTCACCACACTGTTTGGGGACAATGCACAGAGCCTGGACATACCCTTACAGGAAGCTGCTCCACCTCCCCCCGCCTTGATGAATGTGGTGGGGGTCTTCGATACAGTCCTCTACTTGG tggtGCGAGTGTACGGCCTCTCCAGGAACGCATTGCGGTGGCTGATGTGTGTGCGGGTGATGGCCAAGAGCACCCTGGATGCCGCCGTCAGCTGGTTCCTGCGCCGCAAGCTGGCCCAGGCCCTCGCACCTCCACGCATCGTCACACTCATCCACCTGATCcgag ACGCCCTATTCATTGACCCCCCTGAGGAACGCGGGGAGAGGGAACACAGAAGTCGGGAGAGGGAGCTGCGACGGGAGGTGGTGGGGCTGCTGTCACCGTGGCTGCAGCGGACACTCTTCACTCAGGACCTGTACAACGAGGGGGCCAACACACTGGTCACCCTCTTCCAACATCCAGTCTTAAACAAGCAG CTGTCCTATGTGCTGCTGGACGGCGTGCTGGACGAGCTGTTCCCCGAGCTGGCCATCACTCCCGAGCTGTCCCCGTTCCTCTCCAATAGCTGA
- the LOC123505574 gene encoding sorting nexin-14-like isoform X2, which produces MEAENIKLSGLLRDKYALILLVAVFIFSTIVSVLVSLLVGALLITSLCTGLLLPYVIFGDGKQIPNLLALFTGSDSHIVQGEMPRSCSVCGGERCQRQHPSTAVPLSIHAHVTCTVPQSVDEALEELLTMVLDHYVFTWYREISIHDQLVDEIRYIIRYAVAALATKLSKVDLTVVIIDRLLPALINHLDAYVEGSRRVRGNVSLEAAVVQYLKAGGGLHRAVRSREDEAAYLRGVLGTIMPFLLPEKYQSSRLGRTFLEELLGRVLLIQAMDLLANPDTVNLLFLLLLSRDPSPWPPHRPEPEVLLLKNFASINSHPRNSVLRSNLSSVLKDQSLLYLFHTFLKEEGAINVLQFCLAVEDFNRHILDPDLTTEQLEHLHHDALELYHTYMVASALDHIKFPTHIVAHIREIVHADVKDIVKLRTTRPLFQAYEHAYNLLEREYLPLFMHSYTYFAHLCGTRSSQAYQKNATSSPGLTRHRRTDSSSSATFSPFKSRINKTQSDDGSGAMGQGMSGLEGLTSSFRDLSAWRVCIPRVEQRVDAANKPYYAFIVDVTRIDVSGVEHLDELHWEVERRYNEFYILENKLTEFHGEFQDNQLPPKRALFTSKDIGFMQTRRLIFEEFLQKLLQKPALKGSQLLFLFLKTKDEFTNTYLPDVSLGRLIRDVPRKLMKERGQYLDAFINMFLSSTVTAATPTLVKSKSKVEWDEPFMSKEQEEEKPNQLFTTLFGDNAQSLDIPLQEAAPPPPALMNVVGVFDTVLYLVVRVYGLSRNALRWLMCVRVMAKSTLDAAVSWFLRRKLAQALAPPRIVTLIHLIRDALFIDPPEERGEREHRSRERELRREVVGLLSPWLQRTLFTQDLYNEGANTLVTLFQHPVLNKQLSYVLLDGVLDELFPELAITPELSPFLSNS; this is translated from the exons TTTGCTGGTCGGGGCACTGCTCATCACCTCACTCTGCACAGGACTGCTGCTGCCGTATGTCATATTTGG TGATGGCAAGCAGATTCCCAACCTCCTGGCGCTGTTCACGGGGTCAGACAGCCACATCGTCCAGGGGGAAATGCCTCGCTCCTGctcggtgtgtggtggggaGCGGTGTCAGCGGCAGCACCCCAGCACCGCCGTTCCACTGTCCATCCACGCCCACGTCACCTGCACTGTGCCGCAGAGTGTGGATGAGGCCCTGGAGGAG CTGCTGACGATGGTGCTGGACCATTATGTGTTTACCTGGTACCGGGAGATCTCCATCCATGACCAGCTGGTGGATGAGATCCGCTACATCATCAGATATGCCGTGGCAGCGCTGGCCACCAAGCTATCCAAG GTGGACCTCACAGTTGTGATCATAGACCGCCTGCTGCCGGCGCTCATCAACCACCTGGACGCTTACGTGGAGGGCAGCCGGCGGGTGCGGGGCAATGTGTCCCTGGAGGCGGCAGTGGTGCAGTACCTGAAGGCGGGCGGCGGCCTCCACCGGGCAGTGCGGTCCAGGGAGGACGAGGCGGCATACCTGAGGGGTGTGCTGGGCACCATCATGCCCTTCCTGCTGCCTGAAAAGTACCAGTCCAgcag GCTGGGCCGCACCTTCCTGGAGGAGCTGCTGGGGCGGGTGTTGCTCATCCAGGCCATGGACTTATTGGCCAACCCAGACACAGTTAACCTGCTGTTCCTACTCCTGCTGAGCCGCGACCCCTCACCCTGGCCCCCACACAGGCCAGAGCCAGAGGTGCTGCTGCTCAAGAACTTCGCCTCAATCAACAGTCACCCACGcaactcg GTACTGAGGAGCAACCTTTCCTCTGTGCTGAAGGACCAGAGTCTACTTTACCTGTTCCACACCttcctgaaggaggagggagccaTCAACGTCCTGCAGTTCTGTCTTGCTGTTG AGGACTTCAACCGACACATCCTGGACCCAGACCTCACCACAGAGCAGCTTGAGCACCTTCACCATGATGCCCTGGAGCTCTACCACACCTACATGGTCGCCTCAGCCCTGGACCACATCAAGTTCCCCACTCATATTGTTGCCCACATCAGAGAAA tcgTGCACGCTGATGTGAAGGACATAGTGAAGCTGCGCACCACCCGCCCACTCTTCCAGGCCTACGAGCACGCCTACAACCTGCTGGAGAGGGAGTACCTGCCGCTCTTCATGCACAGCTACACG TATTTTGCTCACCTGTGTGGGACGAGGAGCTCCCAGGCATACCAGAAGAACGCcaccag CTCTCCAGGACTAACAAG ACACCGCAGAACAGATTCCAGCTCCTCTGCCACATTTTCACCTTTCAAGAGTCGCATTAACAAAACACAG AGTGACGACGGCAGTGGGGCCATGGGGCAGGGCATGAGTGGGCTGGAGGGGCTGACGTCCAGCTTCCGGGACCTGAGTGCCTGGCGAGTGTGCATACCAAGGGTGGAGCAGCGCGTGGATGCCGCCAACAAGCCATACTACGCCTTCATCGTCGACGTCACCAGGATCGACGTGTCTGGAG tggAGCACCTTGATGAGCTTCACTGGGAGGTGGAGCGGCGGTACAACGAATTCTACATCCTGGAGAACAAGTTGACAGAGTTCCACGGGGAGTTCCAGGACAACCAGCTGCCTCCCAAGCGGGCGCTCTTCACCTCCAAGGACATCGGCTTCATGCAGACCCGACGCCTG atATTTGAGGAGTTCCTTCAGAAGCTGCTGCAGAagccagcactgaaggggtccCAGCTGCTGTTTCTGTTCCTTAAGACAAAGGATGAATTCACCAACACCTACCTGCCTGACGTGTCCCTGGGCCGCCTCATCAGGGACGTGCCTCGCAAACTGATGAAGGAGCGTGGCCAGTACCTTGACGCCTTCATCAACatgttcctctcctccaccgTCACTGCTGCCACCCCAACGCTGGTCAAATCAAAGTCAAA GGTGGAGTGGGATGAGCCATTTATGAgcaaggagcaggaggaggagaagcccaACCAGCTGTTCACCACACTGTTTGGGGACAATGCACAGAGCCTGGACATACCCTTACAGGAAGCTGCTCCACCTCCCCCCGCCTTGATGAATGTGGTGGGGGTCTTCGATACAGTCCTCTACTTGG tggtGCGAGTGTACGGCCTCTCCAGGAACGCATTGCGGTGGCTGATGTGTGTGCGGGTGATGGCCAAGAGCACCCTGGATGCCGCCGTCAGCTGGTTCCTGCGCCGCAAGCTGGCCCAGGCCCTCGCACCTCCACGCATCGTCACACTCATCCACCTGATCcgag ACGCCCTATTCATTGACCCCCCTGAGGAACGCGGGGAGAGGGAACACAGAAGTCGGGAGAGGGAGCTGCGACGGGAGGTGGTGGGGCTGCTGTCACCGTGGCTGCAGCGGACACTCTTCACTCAGGACCTGTACAACGAGGGGGCCAACACACTGGTCACCCTCTTCCAACATCCAGTCTTAAACAAGCAG CTGTCCTATGTGCTGCTGGACGGCGTGCTGGACGAGCTGTTCCCCGAGCTGGCCATCACTCCCGAGCTGTCCCCGTTCCTCTCCAATAGCTGA
- the LOC123505574 gene encoding sorting nexin-14-like isoform X1 — protein sequence MEAENIKLSGLLRDKYALILLVAVFIFSTIVSVLVSLLVGALLITSLCTGLLLPYVIFGDGKQIPNLLALFTGSDSHIVQGEMPRSCSVCGGERCQRQHPSTAVPLSIHAHVTCTVPQSVDEALEELLTMVLDHYVFTWYREISIHDQLVDEIRYIIRYAVAALATKLSKVDLTVVIIDRLLPALINHLDAYVEGSRRVRGNVSLEAAVVQYLKAGGGLHRAVRSREDEAAYLRGVLGTIMPFLLPEKYQSSRLGRTFLEELLGRVLLIQAMDLLANPDTVNLLFLLLLSRDPSPWPPHRPEPEVLLLKNFASINSHPRNSVLRSNLSSVLKDQSLLYLFHTFLKEEGAINVLQFCLAVEDFNRHILDPDLTTEQLEHLHHDALELYHTYMVASALDHIKFPTHIVAHIREIVHADVKDIVKLRTTRPLFQAYEHAYNLLEREYLPLFMHSYTYFAHLCGTRSSQAYQKNATREMDPLHKKAVSKVVVRKVGSGLRQIGKQMVLKPSVVTGGEDDHSLYDIDEADDISLLMSDDGSGAMGQGMSGLEGLTSSFRDLSAWRVCIPRVEQRVDAANKPYYAFIVDVTRIDVSGVEHLDELHWEVERRYNEFYILENKLTEFHGEFQDNQLPPKRALFTSKDIGFMQTRRLIFEEFLQKLLQKPALKGSQLLFLFLKTKDEFTNTYLPDVSLGRLIRDVPRKLMKERGQYLDAFINMFLSSTVTAATPTLVKSKSKVEWDEPFMSKEQEEEKPNQLFTTLFGDNAQSLDIPLQEAAPPPPALMNVVGVFDTVLYLVVRVYGLSRNALRWLMCVRVMAKSTLDAAVSWFLRRKLAQALAPPRIVTLIHLIRDALFIDPPEERGEREHRSRERELRREVVGLLSPWLQRTLFTQDLYNEGANTLVTLFQHPVLNKQLSYVLLDGVLDELFPELAITPELSPFLSNS from the exons TTTGCTGGTCGGGGCACTGCTCATCACCTCACTCTGCACAGGACTGCTGCTGCCGTATGTCATATTTGG TGATGGCAAGCAGATTCCCAACCTCCTGGCGCTGTTCACGGGGTCAGACAGCCACATCGTCCAGGGGGAAATGCCTCGCTCCTGctcggtgtgtggtggggaGCGGTGTCAGCGGCAGCACCCCAGCACCGCCGTTCCACTGTCCATCCACGCCCACGTCACCTGCACTGTGCCGCAGAGTGTGGATGAGGCCCTGGAGGAG CTGCTGACGATGGTGCTGGACCATTATGTGTTTACCTGGTACCGGGAGATCTCCATCCATGACCAGCTGGTGGATGAGATCCGCTACATCATCAGATATGCCGTGGCAGCGCTGGCCACCAAGCTATCCAAG GTGGACCTCACAGTTGTGATCATAGACCGCCTGCTGCCGGCGCTCATCAACCACCTGGACGCTTACGTGGAGGGCAGCCGGCGGGTGCGGGGCAATGTGTCCCTGGAGGCGGCAGTGGTGCAGTACCTGAAGGCGGGCGGCGGCCTCCACCGGGCAGTGCGGTCCAGGGAGGACGAGGCGGCATACCTGAGGGGTGTGCTGGGCACCATCATGCCCTTCCTGCTGCCTGAAAAGTACCAGTCCAgcag GCTGGGCCGCACCTTCCTGGAGGAGCTGCTGGGGCGGGTGTTGCTCATCCAGGCCATGGACTTATTGGCCAACCCAGACACAGTTAACCTGCTGTTCCTACTCCTGCTGAGCCGCGACCCCTCACCCTGGCCCCCACACAGGCCAGAGCCAGAGGTGCTGCTGCTCAAGAACTTCGCCTCAATCAACAGTCACCCACGcaactcg GTACTGAGGAGCAACCTTTCCTCTGTGCTGAAGGACCAGAGTCTACTTTACCTGTTCCACACCttcctgaaggaggagggagccaTCAACGTCCTGCAGTTCTGTCTTGCTGTTG AGGACTTCAACCGACACATCCTGGACCCAGACCTCACCACAGAGCAGCTTGAGCACCTTCACCATGATGCCCTGGAGCTCTACCACACCTACATGGTCGCCTCAGCCCTGGACCACATCAAGTTCCCCACTCATATTGTTGCCCACATCAGAGAAA tcgTGCACGCTGATGTGAAGGACATAGTGAAGCTGCGCACCACCCGCCCACTCTTCCAGGCCTACGAGCACGCCTACAACCTGCTGGAGAGGGAGTACCTGCCGCTCTTCATGCACAGCTACACG TATTTTGCTCACCTGTGTGGGACGAGGAGCTCCCAGGCATACCAGAAGAACGCcaccag GGAGATGGACCCCCTGCACAAGAAGGCTGTAAGTAAGGTAGTGGTGAGGAAGGTGGGTAGTGGCCTCAGGCAAATTGGCAAACAGATGGTGCTCAAGCCGTCAGTGGTCACCGGGGGGGAGGACGACCACTCCCTCTACGACATTGACGAGGCTGATGACATCTCCTTGCTCATG AGTGACGACGGCAGTGGGGCCATGGGGCAGGGCATGAGTGGGCTGGAGGGGCTGACGTCCAGCTTCCGGGACCTGAGTGCCTGGCGAGTGTGCATACCAAGGGTGGAGCAGCGCGTGGATGCCGCCAACAAGCCATACTACGCCTTCATCGTCGACGTCACCAGGATCGACGTGTCTGGAG tggAGCACCTTGATGAGCTTCACTGGGAGGTGGAGCGGCGGTACAACGAATTCTACATCCTGGAGAACAAGTTGACAGAGTTCCACGGGGAGTTCCAGGACAACCAGCTGCCTCCCAAGCGGGCGCTCTTCACCTCCAAGGACATCGGCTTCATGCAGACCCGACGCCTG atATTTGAGGAGTTCCTTCAGAAGCTGCTGCAGAagccagcactgaaggggtccCAGCTGCTGTTTCTGTTCCTTAAGACAAAGGATGAATTCACCAACACCTACCTGCCTGACGTGTCCCTGGGCCGCCTCATCAGGGACGTGCCTCGCAAACTGATGAAGGAGCGTGGCCAGTACCTTGACGCCTTCATCAACatgttcctctcctccaccgTCACTGCTGCCACCCCAACGCTGGTCAAATCAAAGTCAAA GGTGGAGTGGGATGAGCCATTTATGAgcaaggagcaggaggaggagaagcccaACCAGCTGTTCACCACACTGTTTGGGGACAATGCACAGAGCCTGGACATACCCTTACAGGAAGCTGCTCCACCTCCCCCCGCCTTGATGAATGTGGTGGGGGTCTTCGATACAGTCCTCTACTTGG tggtGCGAGTGTACGGCCTCTCCAGGAACGCATTGCGGTGGCTGATGTGTGTGCGGGTGATGGCCAAGAGCACCCTGGATGCCGCCGTCAGCTGGTTCCTGCGCCGCAAGCTGGCCCAGGCCCTCGCACCTCCACGCATCGTCACACTCATCCACCTGATCcgag ACGCCCTATTCATTGACCCCCCTGAGGAACGCGGGGAGAGGGAACACAGAAGTCGGGAGAGGGAGCTGCGACGGGAGGTGGTGGGGCTGCTGTCACCGTGGCTGCAGCGGACACTCTTCACTCAGGACCTGTACAACGAGGGGGCCAACACACTGGTCACCCTCTTCCAACATCCAGTCTTAAACAAGCAG CTGTCCTATGTGCTGCTGGACGGCGTGCTGGACGAGCTGTTCCCCGAGCTGGCCATCACTCCCGAGCTGTCCCCGTTCCTCTCCAATAGCTGA